One part of the Peptococcaceae bacterium 1198_IL3148 genome encodes these proteins:
- the cutD gene encoding choline TMA-lyase-activating enzyme — protein sequence CPLRCKWCSNPEGLERKYQVMFKEDLCVNCGNCIPICPAHIHFFQDEAGRRHRVNRDIDCIGCRKCESVCPKQALSVVGSEKTISQVMDIIQQDMPFYMSSGGGITLGGGEVTAQPEFATNLLTECKRLGIHTAIETSGYVKQEALLRIAEFTDLFLFDIKHIDSERHYELTGVHNERILDNLTELIRRGYNVKVRMPLIRGLNDSEDAIGRTLEFLQPFKIYKNFQGIDLLPYHKLGINKYKQLDMKYPIAEDLSFKAEELAKIEEFIKGYDIQVTVIRH from the coding sequence TTGCCCCTTGAGATGCAAGTGGTGTTCCAATCCGGAGGGTCTGGAAAGGAAATATCAGGTGATGTTCAAAGAAGATTTGTGTGTTAACTGTGGCAACTGTATTCCTATTTGTCCCGCCCACATCCATTTTTTTCAGGATGAAGCTGGCAGGCGCCATAGGGTAAACAGAGACATTGACTGTATCGGATGTCGAAAGTGTGAAAGCGTTTGCCCCAAGCAGGCACTGTCGGTGGTGGGTTCAGAAAAAACCATTTCCCAAGTGATGGATATCATCCAGCAGGATATGCCTTTCTACATGAGCTCAGGCGGAGGCATTACGCTGGGGGGAGGGGAAGTGACAGCCCAGCCGGAATTTGCCACCAACCTGTTGACGGAATGTAAACGGCTGGGCATTCACACCGCCATTGAAACCTCAGGCTATGTAAAACAGGAAGCACTGTTGAGAATCGCTGAGTTTACCGATTTATTTCTGTTTGACATTAAGCACATTGATTCCGAGCGACATTATGAACTTACCGGGGTGCACAATGAACGTATTTTGGATAATCTAACGGAGCTGATCCGCCGGGGGTATAATGTCAAAGTGCGGATGCCTTTGATTCGAGGATTGAATGATAGTGAAGATGCCATTGGTAGAACTTTAGAATTTTTGCAGCCCTTTAAAATTTATAAGAACTTTCAGGGCATTGACTTGCTTCCCTATCACAAATTGGGCATCAACAAATACAAGCAATTGGACATGAAATATCCCATTGCCGAAGATTTAAGTTTTAAAGCAGAAGAGTTGGCTAAAATTGAAGAGTTTATCAAGGGTTATGACATCCAGGTGACAGTGATCAGACATTAA
- a CDS encoding BMC domain-containing protein: MSVADEFDRKRIIQESVPGKQVTLAHIIASPVQEIYERLGIEERGAIGISTLTPCETAIIAADIATKTSGVEIGFLDRFTGSLVIAGDVASVEEAMVAINDTLEKLLGFTPAKITRT; the protein is encoded by the coding sequence ATGAGTGTAGCCGATGAGTTTGACAGAAAACGGATTATTCAGGAGTCGGTGCCTGGCAAGCAGGTTACTCTGGCACACATCATTGCTTCGCCGGTGCAAGAGATATATGAACGGTTGGGCATTGAAGAAAGAGGGGCCATTGGCATATCCACCCTCACCCCCTGTGAGACGGCAATTATTGCAGCGGATATTGCCACCAAGACATCCGGCGTAGAAATTGGTTTTCTTGATCGATTTACCGGTTCGCTGGTGATAGCCGGTGATGTGGCCAGTGTGGAAGAGGCTATGGTGGCCATTAATGACACGCTAGAAAAACTGTTGGGCTTCACGCCGGCCAAGATTACCCGCACATGA
- a CDS encoding EutP/PduV family microcompartment system protein has protein sequence MKKRIMIVGPTQCGKSTLAKVLNDGKGPLKKTQEVIYGKNTIDTPGAYIENAYAYKYLIATAQTASHVLMLVDQWRVAEVYPPGFAKSFTCPVIGVVTKIDLAPHNAHLTRQQLKKIGILEPYFWISLKDNTGVKALKDYLIRN, from the coding sequence ATGAAGAAGCGAATTATGATTGTCGGACCAACTCAATGCGGCAAATCTACACTGGCCAAGGTTTTAAACGATGGCAAAGGCCCGTTAAAAAAGACCCAAGAGGTTATTTACGGCAAAAACACCATCGACACACCGGGTGCTTATATTGAAAACGCTTATGCCTATAAATATCTAATTGCAACGGCACAAACCGCATCCCATGTGTTGATGCTGGTTGATCAATGGCGAGTCGCTGAAGTATATCCACCGGGTTTTGCTAAATCCTTTACCTGTCCGGTCATTGGAGTGGTTACTAAGATTGATTTGGCGCCGCACAATGCTCATTTGACAAGACAGCAGTTAAAAAAGATAGGGATTTTAGAACCTTATTTTTGGATATCTTTAAAAGATAATACCGGCGTCAAAGCGTTAAAGGACTATTTAATTAGAAATTAA
- a CDS encoding cobalamin adenosyltransferase has protein sequence MKFITEMELRDLYKREPFTSYVLEPDARITPGARQFLMDRRVTLVQAPIGDGQKTNTNQAHQVQGQRNHCTLRLRRTMDRIESLFLLVAAEILRGGDVVLSQQVMALGKCFRNVGQAERKQHPPEDIEFWGWSEEEIKRRTHHLEEYDDINEFHVGLKNGKEITLLNYLRASLREVEPAILEVYWQEEQQACSRQELIDKVNLIINILCMMMWKCLGGQK, from the coding sequence ATGAAATTCATCACCGAAATGGAATTGCGAGATCTATACAAAAGAGAACCCTTTACTTCTTATGTGCTGGAGCCAGATGCCAGGATTACACCGGGGGCCCGTCAATTTCTTATGGACAGACGAGTGACGTTGGTACAGGCCCCAATTGGTGATGGCCAAAAAACAAATACCAACCAAGCGCATCAAGTACAGGGGCAGAGAAACCACTGCACCCTGAGATTGCGCAGAACAATGGACCGCATTGAATCTTTATTTCTCCTAGTTGCTGCAGAAATTTTACGCGGAGGAGATGTTGTGTTGTCACAGCAAGTGATGGCACTGGGAAAGTGTTTCCGAAACGTGGGCCAAGCGGAGCGCAAACAGCATCCCCCAGAGGACATTGAGTTTTGGGGATGGTCTGAAGAGGAAATAAAAAGACGAACCCATCACCTGGAAGAGTACGATGATATTAACGAGTTTCACGTCGGCTTGAAAAATGGTAAAGAGATTACGCTACTTAATTATTTGCGCGCTTCCCTCCGTGAGGTGGAACCGGCCATTTTGGAAGTCTACTGGCAGGAGGAACAGCAAGCTTGTTCCCGGCAAGAATTGATTGATAAAGTCAATTTGATCATTAATATCCTCTGCATGATGATGTGGAAGTGTCTAGGGGGGCAAAAGTAA
- the eutJ gene encoding ethanolamine utilization protein EutJ, giving the protein MANSAFQYCDQLICNFEKVIKKPILNKSSVYYTGVDLGTAYVVLAVLDENYQPVAGAYRFANVVKDGMVVDYIGAMRIVKELKQELEEKLGTELIYAAAALPPGTFTLDSGAIRHVVEGAGFEITNLLDEPTAANAALKIKDGAIVDIGGGTTGIAIIKDGKVVYVADEPTGGTHFSLVVSGAYKMSFEDADRYKRDSKNHRELMPVLRPVIEKVSSIISRHISEHQVKEIYLVGGTCCLQGIEEIIAKQTKLPTLKPQNPMFVTPLGIALNCTQQIL; this is encoded by the coding sequence ATGGCAAATTCAGCATTTCAATACTGCGATCAACTTATTTGTAATTTTGAAAAAGTAATTAAAAAACCAATATTGAATAAATCCTCCGTTTATTACACCGGTGTTGACCTGGGAACAGCCTATGTTGTGCTGGCGGTGTTGGATGAGAATTATCAACCTGTTGCCGGAGCCTACCGTTTTGCCAATGTGGTCAAAGATGGCATGGTGGTGGACTATATCGGTGCCATGCGCATTGTGAAGGAGTTAAAACAAGAGCTGGAAGAGAAACTTGGTACCGAGCTGATTTACGCTGCGGCGGCCCTTCCGCCAGGCACCTTTACCCTGGACTCCGGTGCCATTAGACATGTGGTTGAAGGGGCAGGTTTTGAAATTACCAACCTGTTGGATGAGCCCACAGCGGCCAATGCCGCTCTGAAGATAAAGGACGGTGCCATTGTGGATATTGGTGGCGGCACCACTGGGATTGCTATCATTAAAGACGGCAAAGTGGTTTATGTAGCCGACGAACCCACCGGTGGCACTCACTTTTCGCTGGTTGTTTCCGGTGCCTATAAAATGAGTTTTGAAGATGCCGATCGATATAAGCGAGACTCCAAAAACCACAGGGAATTGATGCCGGTGTTGCGACCGGTGATTGAAAAGGTTTCATCCATTATCAGTCGTCACATCAGTGAACACCAAGTAAAAGAAATCTATCTGGTGGGTGGCACCTGTTGCTTACAAGGGATTGAAGAAATCATCGCTAAACAAACTAAACTACCCACATTAAAGCCACAGAATCCGATGTTTGTAACGCCTTTGGGTATTGCCCTTAACTGTACCCAACAAATCCTTTAG
- a CDS encoding BMC domain-containing protein yields the protein MDYRIIKSPAKGALDMLFRRKGSASTIAIENYDAVGLVQGRLIDMVFAADIAEKAAGVVVEDIKGHCPQNLIMIAIFGDTASVEAAINEIKSKMKAAEKGET from the coding sequence ATGGACTATAGGATTATCAAGTCCCCCGCCAAGGGGGCATTGGACATGCTCTTTCGCCGCAAGGGATCTGCCTCTACCATCGCCATCGAGAATTATGATGCCGTCGGTTTAGTTCAGGGGCGGCTAATTGACATGGTTTTTGCTGCTGACATTGCAGAAAAGGCGGCTGGGGTGGTGGTGGAAGATATTAAAGGCCATTGCCCGCAAAATCTGATTATGATCGCCATCTTTGGAGATACCGCATCGGTGGAAGCGGCTATAAATGAAATAAAAAGTAAGATGAAAGCAGCAGAAAAGGGTGAGACCTGA
- a CDS encoding EutN/CcmL family microcompartment protein, which produces MIAAKVIDNIWSTRKADSLRGLKFMLVEVLGGIDAGRLIIAADTIGAGIGERVLVCTGSSARKMLDRDDTPIDAVIVGIIDEDCVF; this is translated from the coding sequence ATGATAGCAGCCAAGGTAATTGATAATATCTGGTCAACAAGAAAAGCCGATTCTCTCAGGGGACTGAAATTTATGTTGGTGGAAGTTCTCGGCGGTATTGATGCCGGCCGGCTGATAATAGCTGCCGACACCATTGGTGCTGGCATTGGCGAACGGGTGCTGGTCTGTACTGGCAGCTCCGCTCGCAAAATGCTCGATCGGGACGATACACCCATTGATGCCGTTATTGTGGGAATCATTGACGAAGACTGCGTGTTTTAA
- a CDS encoding 4Fe-4S dicluster domain-containing protein: protein MDLQSIIKDAGIIGAGGAGFPTHAKLTSKAEYILLNGAECEPLLRVDQQLMELYPDEIIRGLEAAGRYIEARQAIIGIKGKHKEVIAIMRERIAALGLANYMEVKELPDVYPVGDEQVLVYQLTNRIVPEASIPLKVGCVVINSETALNIANALAGNPVTETYITVAGDVPQPVTVKVPVGTPIRDVIKQCGLENVDDYAVIDGGPMMGPVMNSVDGYVTKKSKGYVVLKKDHFLIGKKSVSFDQARIIGRSACEQCRMCTDICPRYLLGHNIQPHKVMRALRYNLEDVKELQIAQLCCECNVCELFSCPAGLPPRTVNKLYKQRLAEQGVRYQPTETEFQPRSAREYRLLPSKRLIAKIGLTAFEKPAPMTQVEFKPEYISISLRQHIGAPAIPVVAVGEQVRAGQLIGKIPDNSLGAAVHASLDGTVVEKTDNSIVIKVG, encoded by the coding sequence TTGGATCTGCAGAGCATAATCAAAGATGCAGGGATTATTGGAGCTGGGGGAGCTGGCTTCCCAACTCACGCCAAATTAACTTCTAAAGCCGAGTATATATTGCTTAACGGAGCGGAATGTGAACCGCTTTTAAGGGTGGACCAGCAATTGATGGAGCTGTACCCTGATGAAATCATTAGGGGGTTGGAAGCTGCCGGAAGGTATATTGAAGCCCGCCAGGCCATCATTGGCATTAAGGGCAAACATAAAGAAGTCATCGCCATCATGCGTGAAAGAATTGCCGCTTTGGGGTTGGCAAATTACATGGAAGTGAAGGAATTGCCAGATGTCTACCCCGTTGGTGATGAACAGGTTTTGGTTTATCAACTGACTAACAGAATTGTTCCGGAAGCATCCATTCCCCTAAAGGTGGGCTGTGTGGTTATCAATTCAGAAACGGCCTTAAATATCGCCAACGCGCTGGCAGGAAATCCCGTTACAGAGACCTACATCACCGTTGCCGGGGATGTTCCTCAGCCGGTGACAGTGAAAGTACCTGTGGGCACACCCATCCGGGATGTGATTAAACAGTGCGGGTTGGAAAATGTGGATGATTATGCGGTGATAGACGGTGGACCGATGATGGGTCCGGTAATGAACAGTGTGGATGGGTATGTCACTAAAAAGAGCAAAGGGTATGTGGTGCTCAAAAAAGACCATTTTCTCATTGGTAAAAAATCTGTCAGTTTTGACCAAGCAAGGATAATTGGCAGAAGCGCCTGTGAACAATGTCGGATGTGTACCGATATATGTCCCCGCTATCTGTTGGGGCACAATATTCAACCACACAAAGTGATGCGGGCTTTGCGCTACAATCTTGAGGACGTAAAGGAGTTACAAATTGCGCAACTGTGTTGCGAATGTAACGTTTGCGAATTGTTCTCCTGTCCGGCCGGTCTGCCGCCGCGAACGGTCAATAAACTTTATAAGCAAAGGTTGGCAGAACAGGGGGTTAGATATCAGCCCACAGAGACCGAATTCCAACCACGTTCGGCCAGAGAATATCGCCTGCTGCCTAGCAAACGTTTAATTGCCAAAATTGGTTTAACGGCTTTTGAAAAACCGGCACCCATGACCCAGGTGGAATTTAAACCCGAATACATTAGTATTTCGCTGCGGCAGCACATTGGTGCGCCGGCGATACCGGTTGTGGCGGTAGGTGAGCAGGTTAGAGCTGGGCAACTGATTGGAAAAATTCCAGACAATAGTCTCGGCGCTGCCGTTCACGCCAGCCTCGACGGTACTGTTGTAGAGAAAACGGATAATTCTATTGTGATAAAGGTGGGTTAG
- a CDS encoding BMC domain-containing protein yields the protein MYNAIGMIELTSIARGIFAADLMLKTAAVEVVTASSVCPGKYIAIVSGDVAAVESSIGVGEETAGEYLVDSFILPNVHPGVFPAITSTTMPDETGALGIMESFSLASMIIAADAALKAADIQALELRLGSGLGGKAYFTFTGDVAAVQAGIDAGKAIALEKGLLVDVEVIASPSDRLWTSLF from the coding sequence ATGTATAACGCGATAGGTATGATTGAGCTTACAAGTATTGCCAGAGGAATTTTTGCGGCAGACCTGATGCTTAAAACCGCTGCCGTTGAGGTTGTCACTGCATCTTCTGTCTGTCCGGGAAAATATATCGCCATTGTTTCAGGGGATGTTGCTGCGGTGGAAAGCTCCATTGGCGTAGGCGAGGAAACAGCAGGAGAGTATCTGGTGGATAGCTTTATCCTGCCCAATGTCCATCCGGGTGTTTTCCCGGCCATTACCTCCACCACCATGCCGGATGAAACCGGAGCGCTGGGAATTATGGAATCATTCTCGCTGGCATCAATGATTATTGCAGCCGATGCAGCACTGAAAGCTGCGGACATACAGGCTCTGGAGTTGCGTTTAGGTAGTGGCCTGGGGGGCAAAGCATATTTCACCTTTACCGGAGATGTGGCCGCGGTGCAAGCAGGTATCGATGCCGGAAAAGCCATTGCTCTGGAAAAAGGTTTGTTAGTAGATGTCGAGGTAATTGCTTCTCCGTCGGACAGACTGTGGACATCACTATTCTAA
- a CDS encoding cupin domain-containing protein: MKKLVCANEVKAAADRGQNIICVDTNTIVTPSAKDLARELGVDFTTDASVAANHTCKDAGLQQKDCRINGIDPDVIYQVVKAVLSSRLLASASGPSPEPPFVTDFDPKSGFKIVRGRSVKYQAFDTGNPSTNVAYREVVSQNDSQMSAGFLTIEKSSFEWEMCHGEIDIILEGSLSITINGQTYHACQGDVLLVPKGSKVTWSADGYARLFYATHPTN; the protein is encoded by the coding sequence TTGAAAAAACTTGTTTGTGCAAATGAGGTCAAAGCAGCAGCAGATAGGGGACAAAACATAATTTGCGTAGACACCAATACCATTGTCACACCGTCGGCCAAGGATCTGGCCAGAGAGCTGGGGGTCGACTTTACAACAGATGCATCTGTTGCGGCAAATCACACTTGCAAAGACGCTGGTCTGCAACAGAAAGATTGCCGGATAAATGGGATTGATCCTGACGTGATCTATCAAGTTGTAAAGGCAGTATTGTCCAGCAGACTGCTGGCAAGCGCTTCCGGGCCATCTCCCGAACCGCCCTTTGTTACAGACTTTGATCCCAAAAGTGGATTTAAAATTGTGCGCGGCAGGTCAGTGAAATACCAGGCCTTTGATACAGGGAATCCCAGTACCAACGTAGCCTATCGTGAAGTGGTTAGTCAAAATGATTCCCAAATGAGCGCTGGCTTTTTAACCATTGAGAAATCCAGCTTTGAGTGGGAAATGTGCCATGGGGAGATTGATATTATTCTCGAAGGCAGCTTGTCCATCACCATTAATGGTCAGACTTATCACGCCTGCCAAGGGGATGTACTATTGGTACCCAAAGGTTCCAAGGTAACCTGGAGTGCTGACGGGTATGCTAGACTTTTCTACGCAACCCACCCAACGAATTGA
- a CDS encoding BMC domain-containing protein, which produces MQALGLIETRGLLPAIECADVMLKAAQVELVERTFVGGGLVTIMVTGDVAAVKAAVEAGVAAVEKINRWSLISQHVIARPHYEMENIVAARANTVEEKANINEPLANQGVTDATEVTEPAKIVEESTKPAPTTLVSVHKPELDALVQQFGLEKAVAMLKSLSVAKLRKLAREYKDLGIAGRAISKANKELLIQKLKGYYKHWQQK; this is translated from the coding sequence ATGCAGGCTCTTGGTCTAATTGAGACACGGGGGCTCCTCCCTGCTATTGAATGTGCAGACGTCATGCTCAAAGCGGCCCAAGTGGAACTTGTGGAAAGAACCTTTGTTGGTGGTGGCCTGGTAACAATTATGGTAACTGGTGATGTGGCTGCTGTGAAAGCTGCCGTGGAAGCAGGCGTAGCAGCAGTGGAAAAAATTAATCGCTGGTCATTGATTTCTCAGCATGTAATTGCTAGGCCGCATTATGAGATGGAAAACATTGTAGCGGCCCGGGCAAATACCGTTGAGGAAAAAGCCAACATAAATGAACCATTGGCAAACCAAGGGGTTACAGATGCTACAGAAGTGACAGAACCGGCCAAGATCGTGGAGGAGAGCACTAAGCCAGCGCCAACAACGCTGGTGAGCGTCCACAAACCAGAGTTAGATGCTTTGGTACAGCAATTCGGCCTTGAAAAAGCGGTGGCAATGCTGAAATCGCTTTCGGTGGCAAAACTTCGGAAGCTGGCAAGAGAATATAAAGATCTTGGCATAGCAGGAAGAGCCATATCCAAAGCAAACAAAGAATTACTGATCCAGAAACTAAAGGGGTATTACAAACATTGGCAGCAAAAGTAA
- a CDS encoding acetaldehyde dehydrogenase (acetylating), whose product METFETYDYDLQTVQAARNLARQAKVAQAQLAKFNAEQIDKIICNMVKAAEENAVSLAKLAVEETGFGKVEDKTFKNQFASTELYKFIKPMQTIGVIKDDQVNKVVEIAEPVGVLMGIIPSTNPTSTVIYKSIIAIKSRNGIVFSPHPSALKCTLAAARLMNDAAVAAGAPANIIGCISKVSMKATNELMHCDDVDMIIATGGTAMVKAAYSAGKPALGVGPGNVPCFIERTADISKAVKNIITSKTFDNGTICASEQSVIVEECMRDQVMEEFRRQGGYFMTPAETEQVAKNLFVRGYAMNAKMVGRSAEYIASAAGISIPAGTKVLLGEQQGVGEGYPLSYEKLTTVLAFYTVKDWQEACELSIKLLNNGGVGHSLSIHTQNHEMAMKFAEKPVFRILVNTPSTQGGVGVSTGLAPAFTLGCGTWGGSATSDNVTPLHLINKKRVAYGIKDCTENTAPSYSACGAQSGSNNAISDDEIMNVVNEVIALLKQRGEN is encoded by the coding sequence GTGGAAACCTTTGAAACCTATGATTATGATTTACAAACGGTGCAAGCGGCCAGAAATCTTGCCCGCCAGGCTAAAGTTGCCCAAGCTCAACTGGCAAAATTTAATGCCGAACAGATTGATAAAATCATTTGCAACATGGTGAAGGCAGCGGAGGAAAATGCTGTTTCACTGGCAAAATTGGCGGTGGAAGAAACTGGATTTGGTAAAGTAGAAGATAAAACCTTTAAAAATCAGTTTGCGTCCACAGAACTATATAAATTTATTAAACCAATGCAAACCATTGGCGTGATCAAAGATGATCAAGTTAACAAAGTGGTGGAAATTGCCGAACCGGTGGGAGTTTTGATGGGAATTATTCCCTCAACCAACCCCACATCTACCGTAATATACAAATCCATTATCGCCATTAAATCTCGCAACGGCATTGTATTTTCACCACACCCTTCAGCGCTGAAATGTACGCTGGCAGCAGCCAGACTGATGAATGATGCGGCAGTGGCTGCCGGAGCCCCGGCCAATATCATTGGCTGCATTTCAAAAGTTTCGATGAAGGCCACCAATGAACTGATGCATTGTGATGATGTGGACATGATTATCGCCACCGGCGGTACCGCCATGGTAAAGGCAGCGTACAGCGCAGGAAAACCAGCTTTGGGCGTGGGTCCCGGCAACGTACCTTGCTTTATAGAGAGAACTGCCGATATTTCAAAGGCCGTCAAAAACATTATCACCAGTAAAACCTTTGACAATGGCACCATCTGTGCATCGGAACAATCAGTTATTGTTGAAGAATGCATGCGGGATCAGGTTATGGAAGAGTTCAGACGCCAAGGTGGCTACTTTATGACACCAGCAGAAACAGAGCAAGTGGCTAAAAACCTGTTTGTGCGTGGCTATGCCATGAATGCAAAAATGGTTGGGCGTTCTGCGGAATATATTGCCAGCGCTGCCGGCATCTCTATTCCCGCTGGCACAAAAGTATTGTTGGGTGAACAACAGGGTGTTGGTGAAGGGTATCCGCTGTCCTATGAAAAGCTCACCACCGTGCTGGCTTTTTACACAGTAAAGGATTGGCAGGAAGCCTGTGAGCTGTCCATTAAATTATTGAATAATGGCGGGGTTGGCCACAGCCTTTCCATTCATACCCAAAACCATGAAATGGCCATGAAATTTGCTGAAAAACCAGTGTTTAGAATTTTGGTTAACACACCATCCACCCAAGGTGGTGTTGGGGTTAGCACCGGACTGGCACCGGCCTTTACACTGGGTTGCGGCACCTGGGGTGGCAGTGCAACATCCGATAACGTAACGCCGCTGCACTTGATTAATAAAAAGCGTGTGGCCTATGGAATCAAAGACTGCACTGAAAATACAGCTCCCTCTTATTCAGCCTGTGGGGCACAAAGCGGTAGTAACAATGCCATCAGTGATGATGAAATTATGAATGTTGTCAATGAAGTCATTGCGCTACTGAAACAAAGAGGTGAAAACTAA
- a CDS encoding phosphate propanoyltransferase: MGKYDALAALLLEALQEGGNLKKDDNSIPVGISNRHIHLSQTDLDTLFGPGYQLTKIKDLSQPMQYACKETLTICGPKGAIEKVRILGPVRSETQVEILKADCFKLGIIAPVKMSGDLQGTPGITIIGPKGSILLSKGVIIAQRHIHMTLEDAKRLGVTDGELVNIQIDGLRGGTYSNVVIRANNTSALECHIDTEEANAFNISANSKIKIVK, from the coding sequence GTGGGAAAATACGACGCTTTAGCAGCACTTCTGCTGGAAGCACTCCAAGAAGGGGGGAATTTAAAAAAGGACGACAATTCCATACCCGTGGGCATATCTAACCGTCATATTCATCTTTCCCAAACAGATTTGGACACGCTGTTTGGCCCGGGATACCAACTAACAAAAATTAAAGATCTGTCTCAACCGATGCAATATGCCTGTAAAGAAACGCTGACCATATGCGGCCCTAAAGGTGCCATTGAAAAAGTTCGCATCCTAGGACCGGTGAGAAGCGAAACTCAAGTAGAAATACTTAAGGCAGATTGTTTCAAACTTGGTATCATCGCGCCGGTGAAAATGTCCGGGGATCTGCAAGGAACTCCAGGAATCACCATCATTGGCCCCAAAGGAAGCATCTTGCTATCCAAAGGCGTTATTATTGCGCAACGGCACATCCACATGACACTGGAAGATGCCAAACGCTTAGGTGTAACCGATGGAGAACTGGTAAATATCCAAATAGACGGACTTCGGGGAGGAACTTACTCGAATGTCGTCATCAGAGCCAACAACACTTCGGCTCTGGAATGTCATATCGATACAGAAGAAGCAAATGCTTTTAATATCTCAGCAAATTCAAAAATAAAGATAGTAAAATAA
- the eutM gene encoding ethanolamine utilization microcompartment protein EutM, with product MSKSEALGLIETKGLVGAIEAADAMVKAANVSLIGKEHVGGGLVTVMVRGDVGAVKAATDAGAAAAQRVGELISVHVIPRPHTDVELILPTVKEA from the coding sequence ATGAGTAAATCAGAAGCTTTAGGATTAATTGAAACCAAAGGTTTAGTAGGAGCAATTGAAGCAGCAGATGCTATGGTTAAAGCTGCTAACGTTTCACTTATCGGTAAAGAACATGTTGGTGGTGGTTTAGTAACTGTTATGGTAAGAGGCGATGTTGGTGCTGTTAAGGCGGCAACTGATGCAGGCGCTGCTGCTGCGCAGCGAGTTGGCGAACTGATCTCTGTTCATGTAATTCCACGTCCACACACCGACGTAGAATTGATCCTGCCTACAGTTAAAGAAGCGTAA
- a CDS encoding diaminopimelate dehydrogenase yields MDNKIRVGIVGYGNLGKGVKSAIKQNPDMELVAIFTRRPVTAIEIAENVKVVNTDTVKDYINDIDVMILCGGSATDLPQQGPYFAKMFNTVDSFDTHAKIPEYFDAVHQAAQESGKTSAISIGWDPGLFSMNRLLAGAVMPAGQDYTFWGPGVSQGHSDAIRRIPGVKGAVQYTIPVTEVIEAIRNGDTPQLTARQKHIRDCYVVAEEGADKGQIEEQIKNMPNYFADYDTKVTFITEEELQQQHSKMPHGGFVIRSGQTGDNGENQHIMEFSLKLASNPQFTGSVLVAFARAVYRLNREGQIGAKTVFDIPLGYLSSKTPQDLRRYLL; encoded by the coding sequence ATGGACAACAAAATTAGAGTGGGCATAGTGGGCTACGGTAACCTTGGTAAGGGAGTTAAATCAGCTATTAAACAGAACCCAGATATGGAATTGGTGGCCATTTTCACCAGAAGGCCGGTGACCGCCATTGAAATTGCGGAAAATGTTAAGGTAGTAAACACCGACACCGTTAAAGACTATATTAATGATATTGATGTGATGATCCTCTGTGGTGGTTCCGCCACCGACTTGCCCCAACAGGGTCCGTACTTTGCTAAAATGTTTAACACGGTGGATAGCTTTGATACCCATGCTAAAATCCCAGAATACTTTGACGCTGTACACCAAGCGGCCCAAGAAAGTGGTAAAACCAGTGCCATTTCCATTGGTTGGGATCCGGGATTGTTTTCAATGAACCGGCTGTTGGCCGGGGCAGTGATGCCAGCGGGCCAAGACTATACCTTCTGGGGGCCAGGGGTTAGCCAAGGTCATTCCGATGCCATTAGAAGAATACCGGGGGTTAAGGGTGCAGTACAGTACACCATTCCGGTGACCGAAGTTATAGAAGCAATTAGAAACGGCGACACCCCGCAATTAACTGCCCGGCAAAAACACATTCGGGATTGCTATGTGGTGGCCGAAGAGGGGGCCGATAAGGGGCAAATTGAGGAACAAATTAAAAACATGCCCAACTACTTTGCGGATTATGACACCAAGGTAACTTTTATCACCGAAGAAGAACTGCAGCAGCAACACTCTAAAATGCCCCACGGAGGTTTTGTGATCCGCAGTGGCCAGACCGGAGATAATGGAGAAAACCAACACATAATGGAATTCTCTTTAAAATTGGCCAGCAATCCTCAGTTTACAGGCAGTGTGCTGGTTGCTTTCGCCCGGGCGGTATATCGCCTTAATCGTGAAGGGCAAATTGGGGCCAAAACAGTATTTGATATTCCCTTGGGCTATTTATCAAGCAAAACGCCCCAAGACTTACGGCGTTACTTACTCTAG